The Coffea eugenioides isolate CCC68of chromosome 8, Ceug_1.0, whole genome shotgun sequence genome has a segment encoding these proteins:
- the LOC113780170 gene encoding putative disease resistance protein RGA1, whose protein sequence is MEAFVGILVDTLNSMIQKESGLLCGVATDMEKIARLLSTIKAVLEDAEQKQFTDKAIQLWFQELNGVAYEIDDVLDDYAAEASRVKYKNSGCFSLMCYPIAGNLVFRHRIGTRMKEILEKFNAIADERIKLGLIDQKRGSNHFQVDSTGTRETGSLLKEPDLVLGRDEAKDEIVKILVNQVRDNQNVSVLPIVGVGGLGKTTLAQLVLNDERIAKHFEPKLWVWVSEDFNVKRIIKALINSIRGTPVEELELDPLQRKLQELLRGKRYLVVLDDVWNENLEEWEKLKSVLECGSRGSSIIMTTRMEKVATIMGTLQTYYLSSLSENQCWSLFRQRAFGRQEAEEYPNLVVIGKEIVKKCGGVPLAAKALGGFLRFKRQENEWNSVKCSEIWNLPQDTTRILPALRLSYLNLPVELRGCFAYCAAFPKGYEFEIEEVIHLWMANGLLSSNETMEVEDVGVAVLTELYYRSLFQAVKEDEFGNALTFKMHDLVHDLANGG, encoded by the coding sequence ATGGAAGCATTTGTGGGAATTCTCGTCGATACTTTGAATTCCATGATCCAGAAGGAGAGTGGATTGCTTTGTGGTGTTGCAACTGACATGGAAAAGATTGCACGCTTGCTCTCCACCATCAAGGCAGTCCTTGAAGATGCTGAGCAGAAGCAATTCACAGACAAGGCAATACAACTCTGGTTTCAGGAGCTCAATGGTGTTGCCTATGAAATCGATGATGTATTGGATGATTACGCAGCTGAAGCCTCAAGAGTCAAGtacaaaaattctggttgttTTAGTTTGATGTGTTACCCTATAGCAGGAAACTTAGTGTTTCGTCACAGGATTGGGACAAGGATGAAGGAGATCCTTGAAAAATTTAATGCAATAGCTGATGAGCGGATAAAGCTTGGTTTGATTGATCAGAAGCGTGGGAGCAACCACTTTCAGGTTGATTCTACTGGAACACGTGAGACTGGTTCCTTGCTAAAGGAACCTGATCTAGTCCTTGGAAGGGACGAGGCGAAAGACGAGATTGTGAAAATATTGGTGAATCAAGTCAGAGATAATCAAAATGTATCAGTGCTCCCTATAGTGGGTGTTGGAGGCCTTGGAAAGACAACACTTGCCCAATTGGTGCTTAATGATGAGCGCATAGCCAAGCATTTTGAGCCAAAACTCTGGGTTTGGGTCTCAGAGGATTTCAATGTGAAGAGGATTATAAAAGCCTTAATTAATTCAATACGAGGGACTCCTGTTGAAGAATTAGAATTGGATCCTCTGCAAAGAAAACTTCAAGAGTTGTTGAGAGGGAAAAGATACTTGGTTGTACTGGATGATGTCTGGAATGAGAATCTAGAGGAATGGGAGAAACTGAAATCTGTTCTGGAATGCGGATCAAGAGGTAGTTCAATCATCATGACAACTCGCATGGAGAAGGTTGCCACAATAATGGGCACATTACAAACATATTATCTGTCGAGTTTGTCAGAGAATCAGTGTTGGTCACTGTTTAGGCAACGGGCATTTGGCCGTCAAGAGGCTGAAGAATATCCTAACCTTGTAGTTATCGGAAAAGAGATTGTGAAAAAATGTGGTGGTGTTCCTCTGGCTGCAAAGGCTCTTGGAGGCTTTCTACGATTTAAAAGGCAAGAAAATGAATGGAACTCCGTGAAATGCAGTGAAATTTGGAACTTACCTCAAGATACAACACGTATCTTGCCCGCGTTGAGATTGAGCTACCTTAATCTTCCGGTAGAGTTGAGAGGTTGCTTTGCATATTGTGCAGCATTTCCCAAGGGCTATGAATTTGAAATAGAAGAGGTAATACATTTGTGGATGGCAAATGGATTGCTTTCATCTAATGAAACAATGGAAGTGGAAGATGTTGGTGTTGCTGTGCTGACTGAACTATATTATAGATCACTATTCCAAGCAGtaaaggaagatgaatttggCAATGCCCTCACTTTTAAGATGCATGACCTTGTCCATGATTTGGCTAATGGAGGCTAA
- the LOC113780171 gene encoding putative disease resistance protein RGA4, with product MILGMPDDQLTVAFPITITGIDQCFSFLSKCGSLRALMVKSMKSTQEEFTKLSHAISKLKHLRHLDLSRSLIVELPNSICDLWNLQILNLNDSLILLSLPKGMRFLRNLRHLCLHGCWSLTHMPSGIGKLTCLRTLGMVVLSGKKGFRLSELRDLNMLRGGLTIMHLERIEDKKDAEEACLIKKQSLHGLNLYWDSERTIQRYNDEEVLETLKPRPNLQLLRVLGFNGSSFPSWISTVTEVVVHESAAEYIVGVQESTAAAAAMSPSLKQLELENMPNLKGMLGREVQGTPGVFSQLQSLSFKDCPMLTLPLPRMLSLKELCVDRCPNMAWASISNLTALKELTIKHSPELDSLPEEGLRGLASLQEIHLVRCYNLVSLSMGTKALKSLTRLCINGSHATALPEEVKHLPALQKLELQSFSNLTSLPDWFGDHLTSLQDLTLKYCPLETLPSSIQKMTTLQHLTIFRCYRLGRQCKRGGEEWHKIKHIPDLKIEN from the coding sequence ATGATATTAGGTATGCCAGATGATCAGCTAACAGTGGCTTTTCCTATTACAATCACAGGCATTGACCAgtgcttttctttcttgtcaAAATGTGGCTCCCTGAGGGCTCTCATGGTAAAGTCAATGAAGTCCACCCAAGAAGAGTTTACGAAGTTGTCACATGCAATAAGCAAACTGAAACATTTAAGGCATCTAGATCTTTCAAGATCTTTAATTGTTGAACTACCCAATTCAATTTGTGACTTGTGGAATTTGCAAATTTTAAACCTAAATGATTCTCTCATTCTTCTGAGTCTACCCAAGGGCATGAGATTCCTCAGAAATCTTCGACATCTTTGTCTACATGGATGTTGGAGTTTGACTCACATGCCAAGTGGAATTGGGAAGTTGACTTGCTTGCGGACATTGGGTATGGTCGTCCTGAGTGGCAAGAAAGGCTTCCGACTAAGTGAGTTGCGAGACTTAAATATGCTTAGAGGAGGGCTAACAATTATGCACCTTGAGAGGATTGAAGACAAAAAGGATGCAGAAGAAGCTTGCTTAATTAAGAAACAGAGTCTCCACGGGTTGAATTTGTATTGGGATTCCGAAAGAACGATTCAACGGTACAATGATGAGGAAGTGCTCGAAACCCTCAAACCCCGGCCCAACCTTCAACTGCTACGTGTCCTAGGCTTCAACGGTTCATCATTTCCATCTTGGATTTCAACTGTAACAGAAGTTGTTGTGCACGAGAGTGCAGCGGAGTACATAGTTGGGGTCCAAGAGAGTACTGCCGCTGCTGCTGCAATGTCCCCATCGTTGAAACAGCTGGAGTTAGAGAACATGCCCAACCTAAAAGGAATGTTAGGAAGAGAAGTCCAAGGTACTCCAGGGGTATTCTCTCAACTTCAATCCTTGTCCTTTAAGGATTGCCCAATGTTGACATTGCCACTGCCACGTATGCTGTCCCTAAAGGAGTTATGCGTCGACCGTTGCCCGAACATGGCATGGGCTTCAATCTCCAATCTCACGGCTTTGAAGGAATTGACCATCAAGCACTCTCCCGAGCTGGATTCTCTGCCAGAAGAAGGATTGCGAGGCCTTGCTTCTTTGCAGGAAATCCATTTGGTCCGATGCTATAATTTGGTGAGTCTCTCAATGGGGACTAAAGCCCTCAAATCCCTGACTCGTCTATGCATCAATGGGTCACACGCGACAGCTCTGCCAGAGGAAGTCAAACATTTGCCTGCACTACAAAAACTGGAGCTGCAGAGTTTTTCCAATCTAACTTCATTGCCAGATTGGTTTGGAGACCACCTCACTTCTCTTCAAGACCTGACACTAAAATATTGTCCGCTTGAAACACTTCCATCCAGCATTCAAAAGATGACGACACTCCAACATTTGACTATATTTCGCTGCTACCGACTGGGACGACAGTGTAAAAGGGGAGGAGAGGAATGGCACAAAATTAAGCACATCCCGGacctgaaaattgaaaattga